Proteins from one Oscillatoria nigro-viridis PCC 7112 genomic window:
- a CDS encoding TIGR02921 family PEP-CTERM protein, whose protein sequence is MKIKQVFDGIFQTIFWLWNLTFLSIVYLGILPIIGVPLIRATIDGTIPLEFSLTVAATIAVPTVCTVIGARHFSKQPLQLMRWFYGVEAPLFLLCLLRLFLLRELTPASSQIIATIALCIAAFSVEMLYGYLGKRENIQNIFDSQNSHNKQPRFFRLIGEKRSAWLQLGCHSLMVVVGIWAATLLIYYAVPVALYTLYGFLFVVIQFFKFTWVSQFLEMFKYGNWAWALIWIPLSFILFGLTCSLFVVMPSLYGFLYIHSGRKIWQSFAAQYGKNKALIGSLGVIAAWLAIFSALQQQPQVAALKMLATPPANDSSRQTLLAKSDMIRSGLVNAYLSPYRYLSTVGENNHIYEMYKNSWIFPDGAAQTLQNSYNFLMSPFLYQGSSADVEKAEKLYGEFFDTELQKGDKEAVKHAVQSTSNREEAKAGLLNVNQEKVWLQSQELTVKENGDWADVQLYEVYKNQTPNLQEVFYYFSLPESAAVTGVWLGDTGDLNKRFAFTVSPRGAAQQVYNQQVVERVDPALLEQIGPKQYRLRAFPIPAKREFTQTDGPTEMHLWLTYKVMRQPQGWAMPVLAEKRNIFWNQNTRRTIAGKEVKYSGKEARETWLPPFLPAVAQQPLTAQQAVLPGGNIISAKPLGDADYSLPQGKKFAVILDTSRSMAAANKQVKETFEWLKSHAAVKNAVDLYVASAAGMPPKLVEDVRNFDAAKVTFYGTIQLKDMLQQFAQLRGEKSYDTVFLVSDRHSYELSDDRKPKLSISAPLWTVHLGGLPPGYDDATLKVIQDSGGGVATDMKEAIQRVATTAASGKSTVSVVDGYVWSYAKTPQSEKTAKSAAVVESKNTGNEGFKPIAARQLITALSKQKSSNQLTQLDAMHAVAKNFKVVTPYSSMIVLVNDAQREQLKAAEAKSDRFEREVESGKEQLSKPNNPLNVSGVPEPEEWLLLAVGAIGLLVIFLRQRRAKMVG, encoded by the coding sequence ATGAAAATCAAACAGGTATTTGATGGAATTTTTCAAACTATTTTTTGGCTGTGGAATTTGACATTTTTATCGATTGTTTACTTGGGAATTTTGCCGATTATAGGAGTGCCATTAATTAGGGCGACAATAGATGGCACTATCCCGCTAGAGTTTTCTTTGACTGTGGCAGCTACGATCGCAGTACCCACTGTATGTACTGTAATAGGAGCTAGGCATTTTAGCAAGCAACCCCTACAGCTAATGCGTTGGTTTTACGGCGTAGAAGCACCGCTATTTTTGCTTTGTTTGCTCCGCTTGTTCCTGCTGCGAGAACTCACCCCAGCTAGTTCTCAAATCATCGCTACTATTGCTTTGTGCATTGCAGCATTTTCAGTGGAAATGCTGTACGGATATCTGGGTAAAAGAGAAAATATTCAAAATATTTTCGATTCCCAGAATTCCCATAATAAACAGCCTCGTTTTTTCAGGTTAATCGGAGAAAAGCGAAGTGCGTGGCTGCAATTAGGCTGTCACAGTTTAATGGTAGTAGTTGGCATTTGGGCGGCAACATTGCTGATTTATTACGCTGTACCTGTGGCATTGTATACACTTTATGGATTCTTATTTGTCGTCATTCAATTTTTCAAGTTTACATGGGTTTCACAATTTCTGGAGATGTTTAAATATGGGAACTGGGCCTGGGCTTTAATTTGGATACCGCTATCGTTTATATTGTTTGGTTTAACCTGTAGCTTGTTCGTTGTCATGCCTTCGCTGTACGGCTTTCTCTACATTCATTCCGGGCGGAAAATATGGCAGAGTTTTGCTGCACAATACGGGAAAAATAAAGCGCTAATCGGAAGTTTGGGAGTCATAGCAGCTTGGCTGGCTATTTTCTCGGCTTTGCAGCAGCAGCCACAAGTTGCAGCATTAAAAATGCTGGCGACTCCCCCCGCAAATGACAGCAGCCGCCAAACTTTATTAGCCAAGTCTGATATGATTCGATCCGGCTTAGTCAATGCTTATTTGTCCCCTTACCGCTACCTCAGCACTGTGGGAGAAAACAACCACATTTATGAGATGTACAAAAATAGTTGGATTTTCCCTGACGGAGCGGCTCAAACTTTGCAGAACAGCTATAATTTTTTAATGTCGCCGTTTTTGTATCAAGGTTCTAGTGCTGATGTGGAAAAAGCCGAAAAACTCTACGGCGAATTCTTCGATACGGAACTGCAAAAAGGCGACAAAGAAGCAGTAAAACACGCGGTGCAGTCAACCTCAAACCGGGAAGAAGCTAAAGCCGGTTTGCTGAATGTCAATCAGGAAAAAGTATGGTTGCAGTCGCAAGAATTGACTGTCAAAGAAAACGGCGATTGGGCTGACGTTCAACTCTACGAAGTTTACAAAAATCAAACGCCGAACTTGCAAGAGGTATTCTACTACTTTTCCCTGCCGGAAAGCGCCGCAGTTACAGGAGTTTGGCTGGGCGATACTGGCGATTTAAACAAACGTTTTGCATTTACGGTATCGCCTAGAGGTGCCGCCCAGCAAGTCTACAACCAACAGGTAGTAGAAAGAGTCGATCCGGCTTTGCTAGAACAAATTGGCCCCAAACAATACCGCTTGCGGGCTTTTCCAATCCCGGCTAAACGAGAATTCACCCAAACTGACGGGCCAACGGAAATGCACCTGTGGCTTACCTACAAAGTCATGCGCCAGCCGCAGGGTTGGGCTATGCCTGTTTTGGCTGAAAAACGCAACATTTTTTGGAACCAAAATACGCGCCGCACGATCGCCGGAAAAGAGGTAAAATACAGCGGGAAAGAAGCAAGAGAAACTTGGCTGCCACCGTTTTTGCCGGCAGTCGCACAGCAACCGCTAACAGCGCAGCAGGCGGTTCTGCCGGGAGGAAATATCATTTCTGCTAAGCCGCTGGGTGATGCTGATTACTCGCTACCGCAAGGCAAAAAGTTTGCAGTTATTCTGGATACTTCCCGCAGCATGGCGGCGGCAAATAAGCAAGTAAAAGAGACTTTTGAATGGTTGAAATCTCATGCAGCAGTCAAAAATGCTGTTGATTTATATGTCGCCAGCGCTGCGGGAATGCCGCCTAAGTTGGTGGAAGATGTACGCAATTTCGATGCGGCAAAGGTGACGTTTTACGGTACAATCCAGCTCAAAGATATGCTGCAACAGTTTGCACAGTTGCGGGGCGAGAAAAGTTACGATACTGTATTTTTGGTGAGCGATCGCCACAGTTACGAATTGTCGGACGATCGCAAACCTAAACTTTCCATCTCTGCACCCCTATGGACAGTGCATTTGGGAGGTTTGCCCCCCGGCTACGACGACGCAACATTGAAGGTTATTCAAGATAGCGGCGGCGGAGTTGCTACGGATATGAAAGAGGCGATACAGCGAGTGGCGACGACAGCAGCTTCGGGCAAATCTACAGTTAGCGTTGTTGATGGCTATGTTTGGAGTTATGCCAAAACGCCGCAGTCGGAAAAAACCGCCAAATCGGCGGCAGTTGTAGAGTCAAAAAATACAGGCAATGAAGGCTTTAAACCGATAGCTGCGCGGCAGTTGATAACTGCACTTAGCAAGCAGAAAAGTTCAAATCAATTGACGCAACTGGATGCGATGCACGCAGTAGCTAAAAATTTCAAAGTGGTGACTCCTTATTCTTCGATGATTGTGTTAGTTAATGACGCGCAAAGGGAGCAGCTAAAAGCAGCGGAAGCTAAGAGCGATCGATTTGAAAGAGAGGTAGAATCGGGTAAGGAACAGTTGAGTAAGCCGAATAATCCTCTGAATGTTTCGGGGGTTCCTGAACCCGAAGAATGGCTGCTTTTGGCGGTAGGTGCGATCGGACTTTTGGTGATTTTCCTCCGTCAGCGGCGCGCGAAAATGGTAGGCTGA
- a CDS encoding Rieske (2Fe-2S) protein: MWVEITGLNQIPEWDILKVKVEGTSLILNRQGMNVTCYRNACTHLEYPIDMGKVSSGIITCPFHKYQYKLDTGKCLNAPADSLESYPVKIEGDRVFVEID; the protein is encoded by the coding sequence ATGTGGGTAGAGATAACAGGGCTGAATCAAATTCCCGAATGGGATATTTTGAAGGTAAAAGTTGAGGGTACTTCGCTGATTTTGAACCGTCAAGGCATGAATGTCACTTGTTACCGCAATGCTTGCACTCATTTAGAATACCCGATCGACATGGGTAAGGTAAGCAGCGGCATCATTACCTGTCCGTTTCATAAGTATCAGTACAAATTAGATACGGGTAAATGTTTGAATGCACCAGCCGATTCCCTGGAATCTTATCCGGTAAAGATTGAGGGCGATCGCGTTTTTGTGGAGATAGATTAG
- a CDS encoding helix-turn-helix domain-containing protein, with protein sequence MSKAGKALKQVLETYGISQNQLAATMGIGRSSINRWVNENRDPASEAVLEIRKGLQQINPDAAGDFIRLYLDDLEEKLEE encoded by the coding sequence ATGAGCAAGGCAGGAAAGGCGCTGAAGCAGGTTTTAGAAACCTATGGCATCAGTCAAAATCAATTGGCAGCGACTATGGGCATTGGACGATCGAGCATTAACCGTTGGGTTAACGAGAATAGAGATCCGGCATCTGAAGCGGTTCTAGAGATTCGCAAGGGATTACAGCAAATTAATCCCGATGCAGCCGGGGATTTTATTCGTTTGTATTTAGATGATTTGGAGGAAAAACTCGAAGAGTAA
- a CDS encoding helix-turn-helix domain-containing protein — MGKAGKALKQVLETYNISQNRLAVTMGVARSNIHRWVNENRDPVAEAVLDIRKALWQINPDAAGDFICLYLDDLEETLEE; from the coding sequence ATGGGAAAAGCAGGCAAAGCACTCAAGCAAGTGCTGGAAACTTATAACATAAGTCAAAATCGCTTGGCTGTGACAATGGGCGTAGCACGTTCCAACATTCATCGTTGGGTCAATGAAAATAGAGATCCCGTAGCAGAGGCAGTGTTGGACATTCGGAAAGCACTATGGCAAATTAATCCCGATGCAGCCGGGGATTTTATTTGTTTGTATTTAGATGATTTGGAGGAAACACTCGAAGAGTAA
- a CDS encoding helix-turn-helix domain-containing protein has product MGRAGKALKKILEAYDISQYQLAAKMEIDRSNVSRWVSEERDPSAEAVFAIKQALQTFNREAADEFVRLYLGNGEENG; this is encoded by the coding sequence ATGGGAAGAGCAGGTAAAGCCCTCAAAAAAATATTAGAGGCATACGATATCAGTCAATATCAATTGGCGGCAAAGATGGAAATCGATCGCTCAAACGTTAGCCGTTGGGTGAGTGAAGAACGAGATCCATCCGCTGAGGCGGTATTTGCGATTAAGCAAGCGTTGCAGACCTTCAATCGGGAGGCGGCTGATGAATTCGTCAGGTTGTACCTGGGAAATGGCGAGGAAAACGGTTAG
- a CDS encoding DUF4365 domain-containing protein, translating to MDINQQKEQFSYAYIYAVAASAGYSFQIAARPLDFDGIDIILAGGMGSGIIRYPRLELQVKCTSRDVIGQEAIRYPLEVKNYNDLKVENILTPRLLILVVVPENLDNWLIQSQQELCLKYCGYWVSLRGQPPTQNQTTVTISIPRQNIFNVTALTTLMQLIEAGETL from the coding sequence GTGGACATTAACCAGCAAAAAGAACAGTTCAGTTATGCGTATATTTATGCAGTTGCTGCCTCGGCTGGCTACTCCTTCCAGATAGCAGCTAGACCATTAGATTTTGACGGGATCGATATCATTCTTGCTGGCGGTATGGGAAGTGGAATTATTCGATATCCCAGACTTGAACTCCAGGTTAAATGCACATCTAGGGATGTGATTGGACAGGAAGCAATTAGATATCCGCTCGAAGTCAAGAACTACAATGACTTAAAAGTAGAAAATATTCTGACTCCCCGACTGTTAATCCTTGTAGTCGTACCCGAGAATTTAGACAATTGGCTAATCCAATCTCAACAGGAACTTTGCCTGAAATATTGCGGTTATTGGGTTTCTCTGCGAGGTCAACCCCCAACCCAGAATCAAACCACTGTTACAATTTCCATACCCAGACAGAATATCTTTAATGTAACAGCTCTTACCACCCTCATGCAGCTAATAGAAGCAGGCGAAACCCTATGA
- a CDS encoding DUF7336 domain-containing protein, with amino-acid sequence MVNVFILQHVHELGDDREDYKIIGIYSTKTLAEAAKARMLSQPGFIDAPEGFHISCYPLDKDHWLDGYVTVYYSDS; translated from the coding sequence ATGGTTAATGTCTTTATTCTTCAGCACGTCCATGAATTGGGAGACGACCGCGAAGACTACAAAATTATCGGTATTTATTCGACTAAAACATTAGCCGAAGCTGCTAAGGCAAGAATGCTCTCCCAACCCGGTTTTATAGATGCTCCAGAAGGCTTTCATATAAGCTGTTATCCCTTAGATAAAGACCACTGGCTCGACGGCTATGTAACTGTTTATTATTCAGATTCTTAA
- a CDS encoding HAS-barrel domain-containing protein yields MRLPLPQFATKERHPDRIAEVIETATSEFLAQCLEPEDLSFPVMPPFGSWVKAEDEESKNQIYGVVYYATTSPIDSVHRARALGLSLEELREEQPQIFAMLKTEFRVAIVGFEAAPERLNGHGPSRGKIYQYLPPRPPQIHQAVYRCEPDEVIDFTVQLDFLRTLLGVANAPVDALTAAAIREIYQLRMRDRYWLVEAGRSLSVLLKDDYDRLRVILSQIHP; encoded by the coding sequence ATGCGTTTACCTTTACCCCAATTTGCTACAAAAGAGCGCCATCCCGATCGCATTGCTGAGGTAATCGAGACGGCAACTTCGGAGTTTTTGGCTCAATGTTTGGAACCGGAAGACTTAAGTTTTCCCGTGATGCCGCCTTTTGGCAGTTGGGTGAAGGCCGAGGATGAAGAGTCGAAAAATCAAATCTACGGCGTGGTTTATTACGCTACGACTAGCCCGATCGACTCGGTGCACAGAGCTCGCGCTTTGGGTTTGTCGCTGGAAGAGTTGCGGGAAGAACAACCGCAGATTTTTGCGATGCTAAAAACCGAGTTTCGAGTGGCGATTGTGGGGTTTGAGGCTGCGCCGGAAAGGTTGAACGGTCACGGCCCATCGAGGGGTAAAATTTATCAGTATTTGCCGCCGCGCCCGCCGCAAATTCACCAGGCGGTTTATCGCTGCGAACCCGATGAGGTGATTGATTTTACGGTGCAGTTGGATTTTTTGAGGACGCTGCTGGGGGTGGCTAATGCGCCGGTGGATGCGCTGACGGCGGCGGCGATTCGGGAGATTTATCAGTTGCGGATGCGCGATAGATATTGGTTGGTGGAAGCGGGGAGGAGTTTGAGTGTTTTGTTGAAGGATGATTATGACAGGTTGCGGGTGATTTTGAGCCAGATTCATCCGTAA
- a CDS encoding NAD(P)H dehydrogenase subunit NdhS — protein MIFPGSAVRVKDKGEIYYAFQGQVQRVSDGKVAVLFEGGNWDKLITFRLSQLELVDATAGRAK, from the coding sequence ATGATTTTTCCAGGTTCGGCAGTTCGAGTTAAAGATAAGGGTGAGATTTACTACGCCTTTCAAGGACAAGTCCAGCGAGTTAGCGACGGGAAAGTCGCGGTACTATTTGAAGGCGGCAATTGGGACAAGCTGATTACGTTCCGGCTGTCCCAGTTGGAACTTGTCGATGCTACGGCTGGTCGCGCGAAATAG
- a CDS encoding Mrp/NBP35 family ATP-binding protein — protein sequence MPNTLDVSSVLEILRPVQDPELQKSLVELNMIRNIKIDGGVVSFTLVLTTPACPLREFIVEDCQKAVKQLPGVEKVAVEVTAETPQQKGVVDRQGIEGVKNIIAISSGKGGVGKSTVAVNVAVALAQTGAKVGLLDADIYGPNDPNMLGLGDAKVMVRDGKSGESLEPAFNYGVKLVSMAFLIDKDQPVIWRGPMLNGIIRQFLYQVNWGDLDYLIVDMPPGTGDAQLTMAQAVPMAGVVIVTTPQTVALLDSRKGLKMFQQLGVSVLGIVENMSYFVPPDMPDKQYDIFGSGGGEKTAAELGVPLLGCIPLEIPLREGGDSGVPIVVGQPGSASARELRAIAGRIAGKVSVAALA from the coding sequence ATGCCCAATACACTCGATGTTAGTTCAGTCTTAGAAATCCTGCGACCCGTGCAAGACCCCGAACTGCAAAAGAGTTTGGTGGAATTGAACATGATTCGTAACATAAAAATTGACGGCGGTGTCGTCAGTTTTACTTTAGTGCTGACAACGCCTGCTTGCCCGCTGCGAGAATTTATTGTCGAAGATTGCCAAAAAGCGGTCAAACAGTTGCCAGGAGTCGAAAAAGTGGCGGTGGAGGTGACAGCCGAGACGCCGCAGCAGAAGGGAGTGGTCGATCGCCAAGGCATTGAAGGCGTTAAAAATATTATCGCAATATCCAGCGGCAAAGGCGGCGTCGGCAAAAGCACGGTGGCGGTAAACGTGGCAGTAGCGCTAGCGCAAACCGGCGCTAAGGTGGGTTTGCTGGATGCGGATATCTATGGGCCCAACGACCCAAATATGTTGGGTTTGGGGGACGCGAAAGTCATGGTTAGGGACGGAAAAAGCGGGGAAAGCCTCGAACCCGCCTTCAATTACGGCGTCAAATTGGTGTCGATGGCGTTTTTAATTGACAAAGACCAGCCCGTGATTTGGCGCGGCCCGATGTTGAACGGGATCATTCGGCAGTTCCTCTATCAGGTGAATTGGGGCGATTTAGACTATCTGATTGTCGATATGCCTCCGGGTACTGGAGACGCGCAGTTGACAATGGCGCAGGCGGTGCCGATGGCTGGTGTCGTGATCGTGACCACGCCGCAGACTGTGGCATTGTTGGACTCCCGCAAGGGGTTAAAGATGTTCCAGCAGTTGGGAGTGTCGGTGTTGGGAATTGTGGAAAATATGAGCTATTTTGTGCCGCCGGATATGCCAGACAAGCAATACGATATTTTCGGTTCCGGTGGCGGGGAAAAGACTGCTGCTGAGTTGGGAGTGCCGCTGTTAGGCTGCATTCCGCTGGAAATTCCGTTGCGGGAAGGTGGCGATTCTGGGGTGCCGATCGTGGTGGGACAACCGGGTTCTGCTTCAGCTAGGGAGTTGCGGGCGATCGCCGGCCGCATTGCCGGTAAAGTTTCCGTAGCAGCCTTAGCGTAA